One genomic segment of Sander lucioperca isolate FBNREF2018 chromosome 10, SLUC_FBN_1.2, whole genome shotgun sequence includes these proteins:
- the ube2s gene encoding ubiquitin-conjugating enzyme E2 S codes for MNSNVENLPPHVLRLVYKEVSALAADPPEGIKIYPSEEDITELHTAIEGPEGTPFAGGVFRMRLVLGKDFPAVPPKGYFLTKIFHPNVGHKGEICVNVLKRDWKAELGLRHVLLTIKCLLIHPNPESALNEEAGRLLLEDYAEYESRARLLTEIHAMGGHGGTSGAPQDPNDGPQPKKHAGDPMKRAGPSAAAVPAALGNGANGASTTTSNSNSSSTNNVAGKKKADKKRALRRL; via the exons AACTCCAATGTGGAGAATTTGCCTCCTCATGTTCTTCGCTTGGTCTACAAAGAGGTTTCAGCTTTAGCAGCAGACCCGCCTGAGGGTATCAAGATTTATCCCAGTGAGGAAGACATAACTGAGCTACATACAGCCATCGAAGGACCGG AGGGAACTCCGTTTGCTGGTGGCGTTTTCCGAATGCGTCTGGTCCTCGGGAAGGACTTCCCTGCGGTTCCACCCAAGGGGTATTTCCTGACTAAGATTTTTCACCCCAATGTGGGTCACAAGGGAGAGATCTGTGTCAATGTGTTGAAGAGGGACTGGAAGGCAGAACTCGGCCTCAGACATGTCTTACTT ACAATCAAGTGTCTTCTCATCCATCCGAATCCAGAGTCGGCTCTGAACGAAGAGGCCGGGCGTTTGCTGTTAGAGGACTATGCAGAATATGAGTCCCGAGCTCGTCTGCTCACAGAGATCCACGCCATGGGGGGGCACGGCGGGACCTCTGGGGCACCTCAGGACCCTAATGACGGCCCACAGCCGAAGAAGCATGCAGGCGACCCCATGAAGAGAGCGGGACCCAGTGCAGCAGCTGTGCCAGCAGCTCTGGGTAACGGAGCTAATGGAGCCAGTACCACCACCAGCAATAGCAACAGCAGTAGCACTAATAACGTAGCAGGGAAAAAGAAAGCAGATAAAAAGCGTGCATTGAGGCGACTTTAA